The Saprospiraceae bacterium genome includes a window with the following:
- a CDS encoding YceI family protein produces the protein MYNILFFIVIGYLHVHVFSPKVKESNSEYWQINASSSLSVDGKTNINTFKCVVSSYGKTDTLICDLNRGGNTHFKIRSIMDMPVSNFDCHHKIMTKDLQKTLKINQYPLMYIDIKSLNALPGNALTTGSTGDVHISLAGTKVKYQIRFTAKNHQNMIEFKGNKTILFTDFGLTPPSKLGGTIKVKNELEVEVRLHLRKVG, from the coding sequence ATGTATAATATTCTCTTCTTCATAGTCATTGGGTATCTGCATGTACATGTATTCAGTCCCAAAGTAAAAGAATCAAATAGCGAATACTGGCAGATCAACGCTTCAAGCAGCCTGAGCGTAGATGGCAAGACCAATATCAATACTTTTAAGTGTGTGGTATCTTCTTATGGCAAAACGGATACATTAATTTGTGATTTAAACAGAGGTGGAAACACGCATTTTAAAATCAGGAGCATCATGGATATGCCTGTTTCCAATTTTGACTGCCACCATAAAATCATGACCAAAGATCTTCAAAAGACTTTGAAAATAAACCAATATCCCTTAATGTATATTGATATCAAGTCATTAAATGCATTGCCCGGTAATGCTTTGACTACAGGTAGTACAGGGGATGTCCACATCTCATTGGCGGGAACCAAGGTAAAGTATCAGATTCGCTTTACTGCAAAAAATCATCAGAATATGATCGAGTTCAAAGGTAACAAAACTATCTTATTTACCGATTTCGGCTTAACACCACCCAGTAAATTGGGAGGTACTATCAAAGTGAAAAACGAACTTGAAGTAGAAGTAAGATTACATCTGCGAAAAGTAGGCTAA
- a CDS encoding carboxymuconolactone decarboxylase family protein: protein MSLINEFNDYRAKMNDRILAQDNKVLKRFFSLDNQTYQDGALSEKVKELLGLVASMVLRCDDCIKYHLGTCHDLGVTTEEIYEVFSVANLVGGSICIPHTRRAAEYWDELLHSKNG from the coding sequence ATGTCATTGATCAATGAATTTAATGATTACAGAGCCAAAATGAATGACAGAATATTGGCCCAGGACAATAAAGTGCTGAAAAGATTTTTTAGCCTGGACAATCAGACTTATCAGGACGGGGCACTTTCAGAAAAAGTAAAAGAGCTTTTGGGCCTTGTAGCTTCTATGGTCCTGAGATGTGATGACTGTATCAAATACCATTTGGGCACTTGCCATGATCTGGGTGTCACTACCGAAGAGATTTATGAAGTTTTTTCTGTGGCCAATCTTGTAGGTGGATCCATATGTATTCCTCATACGCGCAGAGCAGCTGAATATTGGGATGAGTTGTTGCACTCAAAAAATGGTTGA
- a CDS encoding NifU family protein, which produces MEAVKSPVMLYTEQTPNPETLKFVTNKMLYRGTADFKDESFAKEWSQLAAALYAFPYVKGVYICNNFVTVTKEFNYAWEDIMLQLKEFIKSYVTVEKSIIHEGFEAAMSEMDAKANEHIYTGDQGELVRKIKELIDTYVKPAVEMDGGNIEFKSFQDGVVTVILQGACSGCPSSTVTLKSGIEGMLKRMVPEVNEVVSEMG; this is translated from the coding sequence ATGGAAGCTGTCAAGAGCCCAGTAATGTTATATACAGAGCAAACCCCAAATCCCGAAACCCTCAAGTTTGTCACCAATAAAATGTTGTATCGAGGTACGGCAGATTTTAAAGATGAATCTTTTGCAAAAGAATGGTCACAACTGGCAGCGGCATTGTACGCATTTCCATATGTCAAAGGTGTATATATATGCAATAATTTTGTGACCGTCACCAAAGAATTCAACTATGCCTGGGAAGACATCATGCTGCAGCTAAAAGAATTTATAAAATCTTATGTCACAGTAGAAAAATCGATCATCCACGAAGGATTTGAAGCAGCCATGAGCGAAATGGATGCGAAAGCCAATGAACATATTTACACTGGTGATCAGGGAGAACTGGTCAGAAAAATCAAGGAACTGATAGACACCTATGTCAAACCTGCAGTTGAAATGGATGGTGGTAATATCGAATTCAAGTCATTTCAGGATGGTGTAGTTACAGTGATATTGCAAGGTGCATGTAGTGGATGCCCTTCTTCTACTGTCACTCTGAAATCCGGCATCGAAGGCATGCTCAAGCGTATGGTACCCGAAGTGAATGAAGTCGTTTCTGAAATGGGGTAA
- a CDS encoding glycosyltransferase: MKVLLASIGTRGDMEPFLALGEKLRYAGHDIMYLFIKTINVLIPNHVKNKLSVTALDIHKLRRYLK; this comes from the coding sequence ATGAAAGTCCTTTTAGCTTCTATTGGAACCCGAGGTGACATGGAACCATTCTTAGCCTTAGGTGAAAAACTTCGCTACGCAGGACATGATATTATGTATCTTTTTATAAAGACGATAAATGTCCTGATCCCAAATCACGTTAAAAACAAGCTTAGTGTTACCGCTTTGGATATACATAAACTTCGTCGTTACTTAAAATGA
- a CDS encoding T9SS type A sorting domain-containing protein produces MRSGFTFNAVSNAGWSLITAPTASADGLLNYTITSVLMPGDSITIPLNLVVALDANPAVKDWWNYAEIRSSQDNVGNNRNDDADSVGNTNSPRENEVEPDGPWDNVINGNGPNFNQDEDDHDPEKVIVVGGLGDTVWKDLDGDGIQDPGEPGVANVIATLTDCRGNVLQTTTTDATGFYFFNNLIPGDYQVQFNISNLPRGCAFTFQNQGANDRLDSDVDLNGLGPCTNITGGEFDSTYDAGLLILAAIGDFVWHDLNGNGQQNAGEPGIAGVQVNLYKGDGSYVGTTYTDINGYYLFDFLYPGNYYLEFIDPAGFEQTFFNRGSDVTDSDVDRSNGPRTTATTYLAPGERDMTWDAGYYKCIPIGDLVWYDINKNDIWNTNENGINGLKVNLWRNHFGTWLIWDFKYTGHKPGTPSDDGYWKFCAPPGEYYVEVIMPPLGLVRARANVGTNEENDSDITNANGPTTTDKFTVLSGQEKCDLGAGFYPMAQAGNLVWRDANVNGIQESNEPKVEGVKVEAIEKATGKVAATTVTDSDGTYNINYLEQQAYYLRFSPPAGYGATLPRRASDDMDSDVDHSNGSNTTRTIEFTSGKINENIDMGIAFGVLPVDWLDVNARRVNNVHEITWSTAKEVNASHYEVERRMESDAEFKLIPGKVPAKGNTTDVSNYSLNDQDVEKPGVYVYRVKQTDFDGQYTYSKMVSVNHSGTLSVSLYPNPAKEETNINVMVGQDSKVEIELFDSASKLIASIKPSDAQKAGETMYNLKLNDVPAGVYNVVITINGQAIQKKLIRLE; encoded by the coding sequence ATGAGAAGCGGATTTACATTCAATGCAGTGTCAAATGCAGGATGGAGCTTAATTACGGCCCCTACAGCATCGGCTGATGGCTTATTGAATTACACCATTACAAGTGTCTTGATGCCAGGAGATAGTATCACCATACCATTAAACTTAGTCGTAGCTTTGGATGCAAATCCAGCAGTGAAAGACTGGTGGAATTATGCTGAAATCAGATCATCACAAGATAATGTTGGTAACAACAGAAATGATGATGCAGACAGTGTAGGTAATACAAATTCACCACGTGAAAACGAAGTAGAGCCAGACGGACCATGGGATAATGTCATCAATGGTAACGGACCAAACTTCAACCAAGATGAAGACGATCACGATCCTGAAAAAGTGATCGTAGTAGGAGGTCTTGGAGATACAGTTTGGAAAGACCTAGATGGTGATGGTATTCAGGATCCGGGAGAACCAGGAGTAGCTAATGTAATTGCAACGCTTACAGATTGTAGAGGTAATGTTTTACAGACTACTACAACTGATGCCACAGGATTCTATTTCTTCAATAACTTGATCCCTGGAGATTATCAGGTACAGTTTAATATTAGTAATTTACCAAGAGGATGTGCATTTACATTCCAGAATCAAGGTGCTAATGACAGACTTGATAGTGATGTAGATCTTAACGGATTAGGACCATGTACCAATATCACAGGTGGAGAGTTCGATAGTACTTATGATGCAGGTTTATTGATACTTGCAGCCATTGGAGACTTTGTATGGCATGACCTTAATGGTAATGGACAGCAAAATGCAGGTGAGCCAGGAATAGCTGGAGTTCAAGTGAATCTTTACAAAGGTGACGGCTCATACGTAGGTACTACATACACAGATATCAATGGATATTACTTGTTTGACTTCTTGTATCCAGGCAACTACTACCTTGAGTTCATAGATCCTGCTGGATTTGAACAGACCTTCTTCAATAGAGGAAGTGATGTAACAGACAGTGATGTAGATAGATCAAATGGACCACGTACTACTGCCACAACATATCTGGCTCCGGGAGAGAGAGATATGACATGGGATGCAGGATATTACAAGTGTATACCTATCGGAGACTTAGTATGGTATGATATCAACAAAAATGATATCTGGAATACTAATGAAAACGGTATCAATGGATTGAAGGTGAACTTGTGGAGAAATCACTTCGGAACATGGTTGATCTGGGATTTCAAATATACTGGACATAAACCTGGTACTCCGTCTGATGATGGCTACTGGAAGTTCTGTGCTCCTCCGGGCGAGTACTATGTAGAAGTGATCATGCCTCCATTGGGACTGGTAAGAGCACGAGCAAACGTAGGTACCAATGAGGAAAATGATAGTGATATCACTAATGCCAACGGACCTACTACCACTGATAAGTTTACAGTCTTGTCTGGTCAGGAGAAATGTGATCTTGGTGCAGGTTTCTATCCGATGGCCCAAGCAGGTAACCTGGTGTGGAGAGATGCCAATGTCAATGGTATCCAGGAAAGTAATGAACCAAAAGTGGAAGGAGTGAAAGTCGAAGCAATAGAAAAAGCAACAGGAAAAGTTGCTGCCACAACCGTTACAGATTCTGATGGTACTTACAACATCAACTATCTGGAACAACAGGCCTACTATTTGCGGTTTTCACCACCTGCTGGCTATGGTGCCACATTACCTAGACGAGCTTCAGATGACATGGATAGTGATGTGGATCACAGTAATGGCTCAAATACAACCAGAACAATTGAGTTTACTTCAGGTAAAATCAATGAAAACATTGATATGGGTATTGCCTTTGGGGTACTGCCTGTAGATTGGCTGGATGTAAATGCACGACGTGTCAATAATGTCCATGAAATTACCTGGAGTACTGCCAAAGAAGTGAATGCAAGTCACTATGAGGTAGAAAGGAGGATGGAATCAGATGCTGAATTTAAATTGATACCTGGAAAGGTTCCTGCTAAAGGCAACACAACAGATGTGAGCAACTATAGTTTGAACGATCAGGATGTGGAAAAACCAGGAGTGTATGTATATAGAGTGAAGCAGACAGATTTTGATGGACAATATACATATAGCAAAATGGTAAGTGTAAATCATAGCGGCACATTATCAGTGAGTCTGTACCCTAACCCTGCTAAAGAAGAGACAAATATAAATGTCATGGTGGGACAAGACTCAAAGGTTGAGATTGAGTTGTTTGACAGTGCGAGTAAGCTCATTGCTTCTATCAAACCTTCTGATGCACAGAAAGCTGGAGAAACGATGTACAATCTTAAACTGAATGATGTACCTGCAGGTGTTTACAACGTAGTGATCACCATCAACGGGCAAGCAATTCAGAAAAAGCTGATCAGACTCGAGTAA
- the recG gene encoding ATP-dependent DNA helicase RecG: MPNHLNILDTPIEYVKGIGPSRGETFRKELNIHTVRNLLYTFPFRYIDRTKFHLIKDVKAEGDNIQLKGTLVSVEKIKGKTNRSRITGTFKDSSGFLELVWFQGVTWLEKSLKEGEEYIIYGKVNVFNGNKSMVHPEMELVSESAIHLTSTFDPVYPSTEKMDAKGLDSKTRRKIINSLLVTIEEKDVSETLPPYILEKLKISSAYNTLKWIHFPSNEREKELAVNRIKFEEFFFVQVRLLLSKIYRKYKYRSAPFATIGHYFNTFYNDKLPYELTNAQKKVIKEIRADMGKPVQMNRLLQGDVGSGKTIVALLSMLIALDNGFQSCLMAPTEILAQQHFESISGLLQGMDIGIAFLSGSVKGKKRATILEELKEGKVNIIIGTHALIEEHVVFKHLGFAVVDEQHRFGVAQRARLWKKNDALAPHILVMTATPIPRTLAMTLYGDLDVSVIDELPPGRKEIKTIHKYETARPQLIQFLHSEIAKGRQIYIVYPLIEESEKLDLQNLNDGYERLLQYFPQPDFQISVVHGRMKSADKDWEMQRFIKKTTQIMVATTVIEVGVNVPNASVMVIENTERFGLSQLHQLRGRVGRGADQSYCILMTDYKISKEGKERINTMVRTNNGFEIAEVDLKLRGPGDIQGTQQSGLLDFKLLNIGTDRAIMDTARNFALHIIEDDPKLEKTIHENIRQEVSRLKHQYKDWARIS; encoded by the coding sequence TTGCCTAATCATCTAAATATACTGGACACACCCATAGAATACGTCAAAGGTATCGGCCCATCCCGTGGTGAAACTTTCAGAAAAGAACTTAACATACATACGGTCAGAAATCTGCTGTATACATTTCCATTCAGATATATAGATCGTACCAAATTTCACCTGATCAAAGATGTAAAAGCAGAAGGTGACAACATCCAGCTTAAAGGAACTTTAGTCTCTGTTGAGAAGATAAAAGGAAAAACCAACAGGTCCCGTATTACCGGAACATTTAAGGACAGTTCGGGGTTTTTGGAATTGGTCTGGTTTCAGGGAGTCACTTGGTTGGAAAAGAGTCTGAAAGAAGGCGAAGAATATATCATCTACGGCAAGGTAAATGTCTTTAATGGAAATAAGTCCATGGTTCACCCTGAGATGGAGCTGGTATCTGAGTCTGCTATACATCTGACATCTACGTTTGACCCTGTTTATCCCAGTACTGAAAAAATGGATGCCAAAGGCCTGGACAGCAAAACCAGAAGAAAGATTATCAACAGCCTGTTGGTAACTATTGAGGAAAAGGATGTATCGGAAACGCTTCCACCTTATATCCTCGAAAAACTGAAGATCAGCTCAGCCTACAATACTTTAAAATGGATACATTTCCCTTCCAATGAAAGAGAAAAGGAATTGGCTGTCAACAGAATAAAATTTGAAGAATTCTTTTTTGTTCAGGTGCGCCTGTTGCTCAGCAAAATATACAGAAAATATAAGTACCGTAGTGCTCCGTTTGCCACAATAGGGCATTATTTCAACACCTTTTACAATGATAAACTACCCTACGAACTGACAAATGCACAAAAAAAAGTGATCAAAGAAATAAGAGCAGATATGGGTAAACCTGTGCAGATGAATCGGCTCCTCCAGGGCGATGTAGGTAGTGGTAAGACAATCGTGGCATTATTGTCCATGTTGATAGCACTTGACAATGGATTTCAGTCCTGCCTCATGGCACCGACTGAAATCCTGGCTCAGCAACATTTTGAATCGATTTCGGGATTACTGCAAGGTATGGATATAGGCATTGCTTTTTTGTCCGGAAGTGTGAAAGGTAAAAAAAGGGCTACCATCCTGGAAGAACTGAAGGAAGGTAAGGTCAATATCATCATTGGCACACACGCATTGATAGAGGAGCACGTTGTCTTCAAACACCTCGGCTTTGCTGTAGTGGACGAACAACATAGATTCGGCGTGGCACAACGAGCCAGATTGTGGAAAAAAAATGATGCCCTTGCACCTCATATTCTGGTGATGACAGCAACCCCGATACCCAGGACGCTTGCCATGACACTGTATGGCGATCTGGATGTGTCTGTCATAGATGAGCTGCCACCGGGCCGGAAAGAAATCAAAACCATACACAAATATGAAACCGCAAGGCCACAGCTTATACAGTTTTTACATAGCGAAATAGCCAAAGGCCGGCAGATATACATCGTCTATCCTTTGATAGAAGAATCAGAAAAACTTGATCTACAAAACCTTAATGATGGATATGAACGGTTGCTGCAGTATTTTCCTCAGCCAGATTTTCAGATAAGTGTCGTACACGGTCGCATGAAATCGGCAGACAAAGATTGGGAAATGCAACGATTTATCAAGAAAACCACTCAGATCATGGTAGCAACAACGGTGATAGAAGTAGGTGTAAATGTTCCCAATGCCAGTGTGATGGTCATAGAAAATACGGAGCGTTTTGGATTGTCCCAGCTACATCAGCTGAGAGGACGCGTAGGTCGAGGTGCTGACCAGTCTTATTGTATCCTGATGACAGATTACAAAATATCAAAGGAAGGCAAAGAACGCATCAATACTATGGTAAGAACCAACAATGGATTTGAAATAGCTGAAGTGGATTTGAAACTGAGAGGACCCGGTGATATACAAGGCACTCAGCAAAGCGGCTTGCTGGACTTCAAGCTTTTAAATATCGGCACTGACAGGGCTATCATGGATACAGCCCGCAACTTTGCACTGCACATCATAGAAGATGATCCGAAACTCGAAAAAACTATACATGAAAACATCAGACAAGAAGTCTCCAGATTGAAACATCAGTATAAAGACTGGGCAAGAATCTCGTGA
- a CDS encoding YceI family protein → MKILKTTTKYILTAAVLLSLSVIAFSQTKYSAKAVNMSVSGTSTMHDWVMKSTAGDCSATFTVDATGKVTDLSAMTLTVSSKALKSGKDAMDKNAYKALKADKNPSITATLKSAEVTTKDNKTYTIKSVIKLTIAGKTLETDLITTAKKVNDTSISVKGEKKLSMKEYGMEPPSFMLGAVKSGNDVVLAFDVTLNQ, encoded by the coding sequence ATGAAAATCTTAAAAACAACCACAAAGTATATCCTTACAGCAGCAGTTTTATTATCGCTTAGTGTGATAGCCTTTTCACAAACTAAATATTCTGCCAAAGCTGTAAACATGTCTGTATCGGGTACATCGACCATGCACGATTGGGTGATGAAATCTACTGCCGGAGATTGCAGTGCCACCTTTACTGTTGATGCTACAGGTAAAGTTACAGATCTTTCAGCAATGACTTTAACTGTATCATCCAAAGCACTCAAGAGTGGTAAGGATGCCATGGACAAAAACGCCTACAAAGCACTCAAGGCTGATAAAAATCCTTCTATCACTGCAACTTTGAAAAGTGCTGAAGTCACCACCAAAGACAATAAGACATACACCATAAAAAGTGTTATAAAATTAACCATCGCAGGAAAAACACTGGAAACTGACCTGATCACCACAGCCAAGAAGGTAAATGATACTTCCATTTCGGTCAAAGGCGAAAAAAAGCTAAGCATGAAAGAATACGGAATGGAGCCTCCATCATTTATGCTGGGTGCTGTAAAATCAGGCAATGATGTAGTCCTTGCTTTTGATGTAACATTAAACCAATAA
- the rbfA gene encoding 30S ribosome-binding factor RbfA encodes MDSKRQAQVGELIKRNFAPVFQEHGIYIYGQGFVSVTSVKVTPDLSQAKVYLSVFNVADRDEALRKINNHTHVLKQALAARIKNQLRRIPQIHFYFDETIDEMYRVDALFKEIKTMYPPSVQEEE; translated from the coding sequence ATGGATAGTAAGAGACAAGCACAGGTTGGAGAATTAATCAAAAGAAATTTTGCCCCGGTCTTTCAGGAGCACGGGATTTATATATATGGACAAGGATTTGTAAGTGTCACATCAGTAAAGGTGACACCTGATCTGTCACAAGCAAAAGTATATTTGAGCGTCTTTAATGTTGCTGACAGAGACGAAGCCCTGCGCAAGATCAACAATCATACCCACGTACTGAAACAGGCACTTGCTGCGCGCATAAAAAATCAATTAAGAAGAATCCCTCAGATTCATTTTTATTTTGACGAGACCATCGACGAAATGTATCGTGTAGATGCACTATTTAAAGAGATCAAAACGATGTATCCGCCTTCGGTTCAGGAGGAGGAGTGA